In bacterium, a single genomic region encodes these proteins:
- a CDS encoding purine-nucleoside phosphorylase — protein MKEFEKAKEAAEFIRSKIKVKPDIGIILGTGLGALAEKIEESIIIPYKEIPYFPMSTVETHLGNLVIGKIGNKNVVAMQGRFHLYEGYTPYQVVFPIRVMKLLGINTLIESNAAGGLNPLYKKGDIIIIVDHINLTGQNPLVGENDERFGPRFPDMFSPYSPDLIEIAEKVGIEEKIPLKKGVLVGLLGPNFETKAEYRFLRSIGADMVCMSTVIEVIAAVHLGLKILGLSVITDMCLPDALKPVSFEEIVEVANSAEPKLTKIVEKVIMNL, from the coding sequence ATGAAAGAATTTGAAAAAGCAAAAGAAGCAGCAGAGTTTATAAGAAGTAAAATTAAAGTAAAACCGGATATTGGAATAATTCTTGGAACTGGATTGGGTGCTCTTGCTGAAAAAATAGAAGAAAGTATAATTATCCCTTACAAAGAAATACCTTATTTCCCTATGTCTACAGTTGAGACACATCTTGGAAATCTTGTTATAGGGAAAATAGGTAATAAAAATGTAGTAGCAATGCAGGGAAGATTTCATTTATATGAAGGATATACTCCATATCAAGTTGTTTTTCCAATAAGAGTTATGAAATTACTTGGAATAAATACTTTAATTGAGTCAAATGCTGCTGGAGGTTTAAACCCACTTTATAAAAAAGGAGATATTATTATAATAGTTGACCATATAAATCTTACAGGACAGAATCCTCTTGTTGGAGAAAATGACGAAAGATTTGGTCCAAGATTTCCGGATATGTTTTCTCCTTATTCACCTGATTTGATTGAAATTGCTGAAAAAGTAGGGATAGAAGAAAAAATACCTTTAAAAAAGGGTGTTCTTGTTGGTCTTCTTGGTCCAAATTTTGAAACTAAAGCAGAATATAGGTTTTTAAGAAGTATTGGTGCGGATATGGTATGTATGTCAACAGTAATAGAAGTTATTGCAGCGGTTCATCTTGGACTTAAAATATTGGGACTTTCTGTTATTACAGATATGTGTTTACCAGATGCGTTAAAACCAGTATCTTTTGAGGAAATAGTTGAAGTTGCAAATTCTGCAGAACCAAAATTGACAAAAATAGTAGAAAAAGTTATAATGAATTTATGA
- the rpsU gene encoding 30S ribosomal protein S21, whose translation MNCIVNNTNFEKIFKQFKREVEREGIIKEIKAREFYEKPSEVRKRKKMRKYRPHLNTIKSK comes from the coding sequence GTGAATTGTATAGTGAATAATACAAATTTTGAAAAAATATTTAAACAATTTAAAAGGGAGGTAGAGAGAGAAGGAATAATAAAAGAAATCAAGGCAAGGGAGTTTTATGAAAAACCGAGTGAAGTAAGAAAAAGAAAAAAAATGAGGAAATACAGACCTCATTTAAATACCATTAAAAGTAAATAA